One Citrobacter amalonaticus genomic window carries:
- a CDS encoding molybdopterin-dependent oxidoreductase Mo/Fe-S-binding subunit — MMIHFTLNGMVREMKINPGENVQKLLFNLGMHSVRNSDDGFGFAGSDAILYNGRIVNASLLIAAQLDHAEIRTSESLGKWNALSLVQQAMVDVGVVQSGYNDPAAALIITDLLERIAIPDREEIDDALSGLFSRDAGWQQYYQVIELAVARKNDPQARMTVAPTFRDDLAVIGKPWPKTDAAKMVQAKPCYVEDRITPDACVIKMLRSPHAHALITHLDVSKAEALPGVVHVITHRNCPDIYYTPGGQSAPEPSPLDRRMFGKKLRHVGDRVAAVVAESEEIALAALELIDVKYDVLKPVLSIDEAMADDAPVVHDEPVVYVAGAPETLEEDNRHAAQRGEHMIINFPIGSRPRKNIAASIHGHIGDMEKGFAEADVIIERTYHSTQAQQCPAEPHICFTRMDGDRLIIHASTQVPWHLRRQVARLVGMKQHKVHVIKERVGGGFGSKQDILLEEVCAWATCVTGRPVYFRYTREEEFIANTSRHVAKVTVKLGAKKDGRLTAVKMDFRANTGPYGNHSLTVPSNGPALSLPLYPCDNVDFQVTTYYSNICPTGAYQGYGAPKGTFAMTMALAELAEQLQIDQLEIIERNRVHEGQELKILGAIGEGKAPTSVPSAASCALEEILRQGRKMIDWSSPKPQDGDWRTGRGVAIIMQKSGIPDIDQANCMIKLESDGTFIVHSGGADIGTGLDTVVTKLTAEVLHCAPEEVHVISGDTDHALFDKGAYASSGTCFSGNAARKAAENLREKILFHGAQMLGEPVADVQLASPGVVRGKQGEVSYAEIAHKAETGTGFGTLVATASYITADFAFPYGANFAEVAVNTRTGEIRLDKFYALLDCGTPVNPELALGQIYGASMRAIGHSLSEEILYDAEGHPLTRDLRSYGAPKIGDIPRDFRAVLVPSDDKVGPFGAKSISEIGVNGAAPAIATAIHDACGVWLREWHFTPEKILTALEKM, encoded by the coding sequence ATGATGATTCACTTCACATTGAACGGCATGGTCCGTGAAATGAAGATTAACCCGGGCGAAAACGTACAGAAGCTGCTGTTTAACCTGGGCATGCACTCCGTGCGCAACAGTGACGACGGATTCGGTTTCGCCGGTTCGGACGCGATTCTCTACAACGGTCGCATCGTCAATGCCTCATTACTGATTGCCGCGCAGTTGGATCACGCGGAAATCCGCACCAGCGAATCACTCGGTAAATGGAATGCGTTGAGCCTGGTACAACAGGCGATGGTGGATGTCGGTGTTGTGCAGTCCGGTTATAACGATCCGGCTGCCGCATTGATCATCACCGATCTGCTGGAACGTATCGCGATTCCTGACCGTGAAGAGATTGACGATGCGTTGTCCGGTCTGTTCAGTCGTGATGCCGGCTGGCAGCAATATTATCAGGTGATCGAACTAGCGGTGGCGCGCAAAAACGATCCGCAAGCCCGTATGACTGTCGCTCCCACGTTCCGCGACGATCTCGCGGTGATTGGTAAACCCTGGCCAAAAACCGATGCCGCCAAAATGGTCCAGGCCAAACCCTGCTATGTGGAAGACCGTATCACCCCTGACGCCTGCGTCATTAAAATGCTGCGCAGTCCGCACGCCCATGCGTTGATAACTCATCTTGACGTCAGCAAAGCCGAAGCGTTGCCCGGCGTGGTTCACGTGATCACCCACCGCAACTGTCCCGACATCTACTATACGCCCGGCGGACAAAGTGCGCCGGAACCCTCCCCGCTCGACCGTCGCATGTTCGGTAAGAAACTGCGTCACGTCGGCGATCGTGTTGCCGCCGTGGTTGCAGAGAGCGAAGAGATTGCGCTGGCCGCGCTCGAACTCATCGATGTGAAATATGATGTGCTTAAGCCGGTATTGTCGATTGACGAAGCCATGGCGGACGATGCGCCAGTCGTACACGATGAACCGGTGGTGTACGTCGCTGGCGCGCCGGAGACGCTGGAAGAAGACAACCGCCATGCCGCTCAACGTGGCGAACACATGATCATCAACTTCCCGATTGGTTCACGCCCGCGAAAAAATATCGCCGCCAGCATTCATGGTCATATCGGCGATATGGAGAAAGGGTTTGCCGAAGCGGATGTGATCATCGAGCGTACTTATCACTCCACACAGGCGCAGCAGTGCCCGGCAGAGCCTCATATCTGCTTTACCCGCATGGACGGCGATCGCCTGATCATTCACGCCTCAACGCAGGTACCGTGGCACCTTCGCCGCCAGGTTGCCCGTCTCGTTGGCATGAAGCAGCATAAGGTCCACGTCATTAAGGAGCGCGTCGGCGGCGGCTTTGGTTCTAAACAGGACATCCTGCTGGAAGAAGTCTGCGCATGGGCGACCTGCGTGACCGGACGCCCGGTCTATTTCCGCTATACCCGTGAAGAGGAGTTTATTGCCAATACCTCCCGTCACGTGGCAAAAGTCACGGTCAAACTAGGCGCGAAGAAAGATGGTCGCCTGACGGCGGTCAAAATGGACTTCCGCGCCAATACTGGCCCTTATGGCAACCATTCGTTAACCGTGCCGAGCAACGGCCCGGCGCTCTCGTTACCGCTATACCCTTGCGACAATGTCGATTTCCAGGTCACCACGTACTACAGCAATATCTGCCCGACAGGAGCCTATCAGGGCTATGGCGCACCGAAAGGCACCTTTGCGATGACAATGGCGTTAGCCGAGCTTGCCGAACAGCTGCAAATTGACCAACTGGAGATCATCGAACGCAATCGGGTTCACGAAGGACAGGAACTGAAAATACTCGGCGCGATCGGTGAAGGGAAAGCGCCAACCTCCGTTCCCTCCGCGGCCAGTTGCGCACTGGAAGAGATCCTGCGTCAGGGGCGGAAGATGATCGACTGGTCCTCGCCCAAACCACAGGACGGTGACTGGCGTACCGGTCGCGGGGTCGCCATTATTATGCAGAAGTCAGGGATCCCGGACATCGATCAGGCGAACTGCATGATCAAACTGGAGTCCGATGGCACCTTCATCGTCCACTCCGGCGGCGCAGATATCGGCACTGGGCTGGATACGGTTGTCACTAAACTGACGGCGGAAGTACTGCACTGTGCACCAGAAGAGGTGCATGTCATCTCTGGCGATACTGACCATGCGCTCTTCGACAAAGGCGCTTACGCCTCATCCGGCACCTGCTTCTCGGGGAACGCGGCGCGTAAGGCAGCAGAAAACCTACGTGAAAAAATCCTCTTTCACGGTGCGCAGATGCTGGGCGAACCCGTTGCTGACGTTCAACTGGCGTCACCTGGCGTTGTACGCGGCAAGCAGGGCGAAGTGAGTTACGCTGAGATCGCGCACAAAGCGGAGACGGGAACCGGTTTTGGCACGCTGGTCGCCACGGCCAGTTACATCACCGCAGACTTCGCATTCCCGTATGGGGCGAACTTCGCCGAGGTCGCGGTGAACACCCGAACCGGTGAAATCCGTCTCGACAAGTTCTACGCGCTGCTGGACTGCGGCACACCGGTCAACCCGGAACTCGCACTGGGGCAAATTTACGGTGCGTCGATGCGGGCCATCGGCCATAGCCTGAGCGAAGAGATCCTCTATGATGCCGAAGGCCATCCGCTGACCCGCGATCTGCGCAGTTACGGTGCGCCCAAAATTGGCGACATCCCTCGGGATTTTCGTGCCGTGCTGGTGCCGAGCGACGATAAGGTTGGCCCCTTTGGCGCTAAATCGATCTCTGAAATTGGCGTTAACGGCGCGGCGCCTGCCATTGCCACCGCGATTCATGATGCCTGTGGCGTATGGTTACGCGAGTGGCATTTCACACCGGAGAAAATACTGACCGCGCTGGAAAAAATGTAA
- a CDS encoding nucleobase:cation symporter-2 family protein: MSDISRAGSDLIYELEDRPPFHQSIIGAITHLLAIFVPMVTPALIVGTALQLSAETTAYLVSMAMIASGIGTWLQVNRYGMVGSGLLSIQSVNFSFVTVMIALGSGMKNDGFHEELIMSSLLGVSFVGAFLVVGSSFILPYLRRVITPTVSGIVVLMIGLSLIKVGIIDFGGGFAAKSSGTYGNYENIGVGLLVLIVVIGFNCCRSPLLRMGGIAIGLCVGYIVSLCLGMVDFSSMRNLPWVTIPTPFKYGFQFNFHHFLVVGTIYLLSVLEAVGDITATAMVSRRPIQGDEYQSRLKGGVLADGLVSVIASAVGSLPLTTFAQNNGVIQMTGVASRYIGRTIAVMLVLLGLFPMIGGFFTTIPSAVLGGAMTLMFSMIAIAGIRIIITNGLKRRETLIVATSLGLGLGVSYDPEIFKILPASIYVLVENPICAGGLTAILLNIILPGGYRPEEVLPGIISPEETD; encoded by the coding sequence ATGTCTGATATATCACGTGCAGGCTCAGATCTGATTTACGAACTGGAGGATCGCCCTCCCTTTCATCAGTCTATTATCGGCGCGATCACCCACCTGCTGGCCATCTTTGTCCCCATGGTCACGCCCGCATTAATTGTCGGCACCGCGCTACAGCTGTCAGCGGAAACCACCGCCTATCTGGTCTCAATGGCGATGATTGCATCTGGCATCGGCACCTGGCTGCAGGTCAATCGCTATGGCATGGTCGGTTCCGGCTTACTCTCGATTCAGTCGGTCAATTTTTCGTTTGTCACGGTGATGATTGCCCTGGGCAGCGGGATGAAAAACGACGGATTCCATGAAGAGTTGATCATGTCATCGCTGCTCGGCGTTTCATTTGTCGGGGCATTTCTGGTGGTGGGATCGTCTTTCATTTTGCCTTACTTGCGCAGAGTCATCACTCCGACCGTCAGCGGCATTGTGGTGCTAATGATTGGCCTGAGCCTGATTAAAGTCGGGATCATCGATTTTGGCGGCGGCTTTGCGGCGAAAAGCAGCGGCACCTACGGAAACTACGAGAACATCGGCGTCGGGTTGCTGGTGCTGATCGTGGTGATCGGTTTTAACTGCTGCCGCAGTCCGTTACTGAGAATGGGCGGCATCGCGATCGGGCTGTGTGTGGGCTATATCGTCTCTCTGTGCCTTGGCATGGTGGATTTCAGCAGTATGCGCAATCTGCCGTGGGTCACCATCCCAACCCCTTTTAAGTACGGTTTCCAGTTCAACTTTCATCACTTTCTGGTGGTTGGGACCATTTATCTGCTCAGCGTGCTGGAAGCCGTCGGCGACATTACCGCGACCGCGATGGTGTCCAGACGCCCCATTCAGGGGGATGAATACCAGTCACGCCTGAAAGGCGGCGTACTGGCCGATGGGCTGGTCTCCGTCATTGCCTCTGCGGTGGGTTCACTGCCATTGACGACCTTTGCGCAAAACAACGGCGTTATCCAGATGACCGGCGTCGCCTCTCGCTATATCGGCCGCACCATCGCCGTCATGCTAGTGCTGCTTGGACTGTTTCCAATGATTGGCGGCTTCTTTACCACCATTCCGTCAGCGGTGCTGGGGGGCGCGATGACGCTAATGTTCTCGATGATCGCAATCGCCGGGATCCGCATCATCATCACCAACGGGCTTAAGCGTCGTGAAACGTTGATTGTCGCCACCTCGTTGGGACTGGGTCTGGGCGTCTCCTATGACCCGGAAATATTCAAAATCCTGCCTGCCTCAATTTATGTATTGGTGGAAAACCCCATCTGCGCGGGCGGTCTGACTGCCATTCTACTGAATATCATTCTCCCTGGAGGCTACCGGCCTGAAGAAGTGCTGCCGGGCATCATCTCCCCGGAGGAAACGGATTAA
- the guaD gene encoding guanine deaminase: MSGEHTLKAVRGSFIDVTRTVENPEEIASALRFLEDGLLLIRQGKVEWFGEWEAGKHRIPDAIRVRDYRGKLVVPGFVDTHIHYPQSEMVGAYGEQLLEWLNKHTFPTERRYEDLEYAREMSAFFIKQLLRNGTTSALVFGTVHPQSVDALFEAASHINMRMIAGKVMMDRNAPDYLLDDAESSYLQSKALIEHWHKNGRLLYAITPRFAPTSSPQQMAMAQRLREEYPDTWVHTHLCENKDEIAWVKALYPEHDGYLDVYHQYGLTGKNCVFAHCVHLEEKEWDRLSETHSSIAFCPTSNLYLGSGLFNLQKAWRKKINVGMGTDIGAGTTFNMLQTLNEAYKVVQLQGYRLSAYEAFYLATLGGAKALGLDNLIGNFMPGKEADFVVLEPTATPLQQLRYDNSTSLVDKLFVMMTLGDDRSIYRTYVDGRLVYERT; encoded by the coding sequence ATGTCTGGAGAACACACGTTGAAAGCGGTGCGCGGCAGCTTTATTGATGTCACCCGCACCGTCGAAAACCCGGAAGAGATCGCCTCAGCGCTGCGATTTTTGGAAGACGGATTGCTGCTGATTCGCCAGGGAAAAGTCGAATGGTTTGGCGAGTGGGAAGCGGGAAAACACCGGATCCCTGACGCCATCCGTGTCCGTGACTATCGCGGAAAACTGGTCGTGCCGGGATTCGTTGATACGCATATCCACTACCCCCAAAGCGAAATGGTCGGTGCCTATGGCGAGCAGTTGCTGGAATGGCTGAATAAGCACACCTTCCCGACCGAAAGACGCTATGAGGATCTGGAATACGCGCGCGAGATGTCGGCTTTTTTCATCAAGCAACTGTTGCGTAACGGCACCACCAGCGCGCTGGTTTTTGGCACGGTGCATCCGCAGTCCGTGGATGCGCTATTTGAAGCCGCCAGCCATATCAATATGCGCATGATCGCCGGCAAAGTGATGATGGACCGTAACGCGCCGGATTACCTTCTGGACGACGCCGAGAGCAGCTACCTGCAAAGTAAGGCGTTGATTGAGCACTGGCACAAAAATGGCCGCCTGCTGTATGCCATCACGCCGCGCTTTGCCCCGACCTCCTCTCCGCAGCAGATGGCGATGGCGCAGCGTCTGCGAGAAGAATATCCCGATACCTGGGTCCATACCCATCTCTGTGAAAACAAAGATGAAATTGCCTGGGTTAAGGCACTCTATCCGGAACATGACGGTTATCTGGATGTGTATCACCAGTACGGACTGACCGGAAAAAACTGCGTCTTCGCCCACTGTGTACATCTGGAAGAGAAAGAGTGGGATCGCCTGAGCGAAACCCACTCCAGCATCGCCTTTTGTCCGACCTCAAACCTCTACCTCGGCAGCGGTTTGTTCAATCTGCAAAAAGCCTGGAGGAAGAAGATCAACGTCGGTATGGGGACCGATATCGGCGCCGGCACCACCTTCAACATGCTGCAAACGCTGAACGAAGCCTACAAAGTGGTGCAACTACAGGGTTACCGACTCTCGGCATACGAAGCCTTTTACCTGGCGACGCTCGGCGGTGCGAAGGCGCTGGGCCTCGACAATCTGATTGGTAACTTTATGCCGGGCAAAGAGGCAGATTTTGTGGTGCTGGAACCGACAGCGACGCCGCTGCAACAACTGCGCTATGACAACTCAACATCCCTGGTCGACAAATTGTTCGTGATGATGACGCTGGGCGACGATCGCTCTATTTACCGCACTTACGTCGACGGGCGTCTGGTGTACGAACGGACCTGA
- the ghxQ gene encoding guanine/hypoxanthine transporter GhxQ produces the protein MSGDILQTPDTSKPRGALDNYFKITARGSTVRQEILAGLTTFLAMVYSVIVVPGMLGKAGFPPAAVFVATCLVAGFGSLLMGLWANLPMAIGCAISLTAFTAFSLVLGQHISIPVALGAVFLMGVIFTAISVTGFRTWILRNLPMGIAHGTGIGIGLFLLLIAANGVGMVIKNPLEGLPVALGAFTSFPVLMSLLGLAVIFGLEKCRVPGGILLVIIAISIIGLIFDPAVKYHGLVAMPSLSGEDGKSLIFSLDIMGALQPVVLPSVLALVMTAVFDATGTIRAVAGQANLLDKDNQIINGGKALTSDSISSVFSGLVGAAPAAVYIESAAGTAAGGKTGLTATIVGCLFLLILFLSPLSYLIPGYATAPALMYVGLLMLSNVSKLDFDDFIDAMAGLVCAVFIVLTCNIVTGIMLGFVTLVVGRVFAREWQKLNIGTVIITVALVAFYAGGWAI, from the coding sequence ATGTCTGGAGATATTCTGCAAACCCCCGACACGTCGAAACCACGCGGCGCGCTGGATAATTACTTCAAGATTACGGCGCGTGGCAGTACCGTGCGCCAGGAAATACTGGCCGGGCTGACCACCTTTCTGGCGATGGTCTATTCAGTCATTGTTGTGCCCGGAATGTTGGGAAAAGCGGGATTCCCGCCCGCCGCCGTCTTTGTCGCCACCTGTCTCGTCGCAGGCTTCGGCTCGCTGTTGATGGGGCTGTGGGCCAACCTGCCGATGGCGATCGGCTGCGCCATTTCGCTGACCGCCTTCACCGCATTCAGCCTGGTGCTGGGGCAACACATTTCGATTCCTGTCGCCCTCGGCGCGGTATTTCTGATGGGGGTGATCTTTACCGCCATCTCGGTTACCGGGTTCCGGACCTGGATCCTGCGAAACTTACCAATGGGCATCGCGCATGGCACAGGGATTGGTATTGGCTTGTTCCTGTTACTGATCGCGGCAAACGGCGTCGGTATGGTGATTAAAAACCCGCTGGAAGGGCTTCCGGTGGCACTCGGCGCATTTACCTCTTTTCCGGTTCTGATGAGTCTGCTGGGGCTGGCGGTCATCTTCGGGCTGGAGAAATGCCGGGTCCCCGGCGGGATCCTGCTGGTGATTATCGCCATCTCGATTATCGGTTTGATATTTGACCCTGCCGTCAAATATCACGGCCTGGTCGCCATGCCCAGTCTGAGCGGTGAAGATGGTAAGTCTCTGATTTTTAGCCTTGATATCATGGGAGCCTTACAGCCTGTGGTGCTACCCAGCGTACTGGCGCTGGTGATGACGGCGGTATTTGATGCCACCGGCACTATCCGCGCCGTCGCCGGACAAGCGAATCTGCTGGATAAAGACAACCAGATCATCAACGGTGGTAAAGCGTTGACCAGCGACTCCATCAGCTCCGTATTCTCCGGACTGGTGGGCGCAGCGCCGGCCGCCGTCTATATTGAATCCGCTGCGGGTACCGCCGCCGGAGGAAAAACAGGACTGACCGCCACCATCGTCGGCTGTTTGTTCCTGCTTATCCTGTTCCTGTCTCCTCTCTCCTACCTGATCCCAGGCTATGCGACGGCGCCTGCGCTGATGTATGTCGGTCTACTGATGCTCAGTAACGTCTCAAAACTGGATTTCGATGACTTCATCGATGCGATGGCCGGTCTGGTTTGCGCGGTCTTTATCGTCCTGACCTGCAATATCGTCACCGGCATTATGCTCGGTTTCGTGACGCTGGTTGTCGGTCGCGTTTTTGCCCGGGAATGGCAGAAGCTGAATATCGGTACCGTCATCATTACCGTCGCGCTGGTGGCGTTCTACGCCGGCGGATGGGCTATTTAA
- a CDS encoding nucleobase:cation symporter-2 family protein, translated as MSAIDSQLPSPSGQGRATDEVDRILSPGKLVVLGLQHVLVMYAGAVAVPLMIGDRLGLSKEAIALLISSDLFCCGIVTLLQCIGIGRFMGIRLPVIMSVTFAAVTPMIAIGINPDIGLLGIFGSTIAAGVITTLLAPLVGRLMPLFPPLVTGVVITSIGLSIIQVGVDWAAGGKGNPEYGNPVYLGISFAVLIFILLITRFAKGFMSNVAVLLGIIFGFALSWMMNEVNLSGLHDASWFAIVTPMAFGIPVFDPVSILTMTAVLIIVFIESMGMFLALGEIVGRKLSSQDIIRGLRVDGVGTMIGGLFNSFPHTSFSQNVGLVSVTRVHSRWVCIASGVILILFGMVPKMAVLVASIPQFVLGGAGLVMFGMVLATGIRILSRCNYTTNRYNLYIVAISLGVGMTPTLSHDFFSRLPAVLQPLLHSGIMLATFSAVVLNLFFNGYHHHTGLVQESISDKNLKVRTVRMWLLMRKLKKNQQDE; from the coding sequence ATGAGCGCCATAGATTCCCAACTTCCCTCACCGTCGGGGCAAGGCCGCGCCACCGATGAGGTTGATCGTATATTATCGCCTGGCAAGCTGGTCGTACTCGGTCTGCAACATGTGCTGGTTATGTACGCGGGCGCGGTCGCTGTACCGCTGATGATTGGCGACAGACTCGGCCTCAGCAAAGAAGCCATTGCGCTGTTAATCAGCTCGGATCTCTTCTGCTGCGGGATCGTTACCCTGCTGCAATGTATTGGCATCGGCCGCTTTATGGGGATTCGCCTGCCCGTGATTATGTCGGTGACGTTTGCCGCAGTGACGCCAATGATTGCGATTGGCATCAATCCGGATATCGGTCTGTTGGGCATTTTTGGCTCAACCATTGCCGCTGGCGTGATCACCACACTCTTAGCACCGCTTGTCGGTCGCCTGATGCCCTTATTTCCCCCGCTGGTAACGGGCGTGGTGATCACTTCGATTGGTCTGAGCATTATTCAGGTGGGCGTTGACTGGGCTGCTGGCGGGAAAGGTAATCCTGAGTATGGGAATCCGGTCTATTTAGGGATTTCATTTGCGGTCTTAATTTTTATTTTATTAATCACCCGATTTGCCAAAGGCTTCATGTCCAACGTCGCGGTCCTGCTGGGGATCATCTTTGGCTTTGCGTTGTCGTGGATGATGAATGAAGTGAATTTGTCAGGCCTGCACGATGCCTCGTGGTTCGCGATTGTCACCCCAATGGCCTTCGGTATCCCCGTCTTTGATCCGGTGTCGATTCTGACCATGACGGCCGTGTTAATCATTGTGTTTATTGAATCGATGGGCATGTTCCTGGCGCTCGGCGAAATCGTCGGTCGCAAACTCTCATCGCAAGATATCATTCGCGGCCTGCGCGTGGATGGCGTCGGGACAATGATTGGCGGACTGTTCAACAGCTTTCCCCATACCTCGTTTTCCCAAAACGTTGGCCTGGTCAGCGTCACGCGCGTGCACAGTCGATGGGTCTGCATCGCCTCTGGCGTCATCTTAATTTTGTTTGGCATGGTGCCGAAAATGGCGGTTCTGGTCGCCTCCATTCCGCAATTCGTCCTCGGCGGCGCAGGTCTGGTGATGTTTGGCATGGTACTGGCAACCGGGATCCGCATTCTCTCGCGCTGCAATTACACCACGAACCGCTACAACCTCTACATTGTGGCCATCAGCCTGGGGGTTGGCATGACGCCGACGTTATCGCATGACTTTTTCTCTCGCCTGCCAGCCGTTCTCCAGCCGTTGCTACACAGCGGCATCATGCTGGCCACCTTCAGCGCTGTTGTACTGAATCTGTTTTTCAATGGCTACCACCATCATACCGGGCTGGTACAGGAATCCATCTCCGATAAAAACCTGAAGGTCAGAACGGTGAGAATGTGGTTGCTGATGCGCAAGCTGAAAAAAAATCAGCAGGATGAATAG
- the idi gene encoding isopentenyl-diphosphate Delta-isomerase → MQQEHVILLDAQDTPSGTLEKYTAHTANTPLHLAFSSWLFNAEGQLLVTRRSLVKKAWPGVWTNSVCGHPQRGESQEEAVVRRCRHELGVEIANLTSVYPTFRYRATDPGGIVENEVCPVYAARVTSELQINSDEVMDYQWSDLEAVLRGISATPWAFSPWMVMQASNDTARASLLNFSRQK, encoded by the coding sequence ATGCAACAGGAACACGTCATTTTGCTGGATGCACAGGACACCCCTTCCGGCACGCTGGAAAAATACACCGCCCACACCGCCAACACACCACTGCATCTCGCCTTCTCTTCCTGGCTGTTCAATGCAGAGGGGCAACTTTTGGTGACCCGCCGTTCGCTGGTAAAAAAGGCGTGGCCCGGAGTCTGGACGAACTCGGTGTGCGGCCACCCTCAACGGGGTGAAAGCCAAGAAGAAGCTGTCGTCCGCCGCTGCCGTCATGAACTGGGCGTAGAGATTGCCAACCTGACTTCCGTTTACCCGACATTCCGCTATCGGGCAACCGATCCCGGCGGGATCGTAGAGAATGAGGTTTGCCCGGTCTATGCCGCACGAGTGACCAGTGAACTGCAGATCAATAGCGATGAAGTGATGGACTATCAGTGGAGCGATCTGGAGGCGGTTTTACGCGGAATTAGCGCAACGCCGTGGGCTTTCAGTCCGTGGATGGTGATGCAGGCGTCAAACGATACGGCGCGAGCGTCACTCCTTAACTTTAGCCGTCAGAAATAA
- the lysS gene encoding lysine--tRNA ligase, whose translation MSEQHAQGADAVADLNNELKTRREKLAGLREQGIAFPNDFRRDHTSDQLHADFDAKENEELEALNIEVSVAGRMMTRRIMGKASFVTLQDVGGRIQLYVARDDLPEGVYNEQFKKWDLGDILGAKGKLFKTKTGELSIHCTELRLLTKALRPLPDKFHGLQDQEARYRQRYLDLISNDESRNTFKVRSQILAGIRQFMVGRGFMEVETPMMQVIPGGASARPFITHHNALDLDMYLRIAPELYLKRLVVGGFERVFEINRNFRNEGISVRHNPEFTMMELYMAYADYKDLIELTESLFRTLAQDVLGKTEVPYGDEVFDFGKPFEKLTMREAIKKYRPETEMAELDNFDSAKAIAESLGIKVEKSWGLGRIVTEIFEEVAEAHLIQPTFITEYPAEVSPLARRNDENPEITDRFEFFIGGREIGNGFSELNDAEDQAQRFQDQVDAKAAGDDEAMFFDEDYVTALEHGLPPTAGLGIGIDRMVMLFTNSHTIRDVILFPAMRPVK comes from the coding sequence ATGTCTGAACAACACGCACAGGGCGCTGACGCGGTAGCCGATCTTAATAACGAACTGAAAACGCGTCGTGAGAAGCTGGCTGGCCTGCGCGAGCAGGGTATCGCCTTCCCGAACGATTTCCGTCGCGATCACACCTCAGACCAACTGCATGCTGACTTCGATGCGAAAGAGAACGAAGAGCTGGAAGCGCTGAACATCGAGGTGTCCGTTGCAGGCCGCATGATGACCCGTCGTATCATGGGGAAAGCGTCCTTTGTGACGTTGCAGGACGTGGGTGGCCGCATTCAGCTGTACGTTGCCCGTGACGATCTGCCGGAAGGCGTTTACAACGAGCAGTTCAAAAAATGGGATCTCGGCGACATCCTCGGCGCGAAAGGGAAGCTGTTCAAGACCAAAACGGGCGAACTGTCTATCCATTGCACCGAATTGCGTCTGTTGACCAAAGCGTTGCGTCCGCTGCCGGATAAATTCCACGGTCTGCAGGATCAGGAAGCGCGTTATCGTCAGCGTTACCTGGATCTCATCTCTAACGATGAATCCCGCAACACCTTTAAAGTGCGTTCTCAGATCCTGGCCGGCATCCGTCAGTTTATGGTCGGTCGCGGCTTTATGGAAGTTGAGACCCCGATGATGCAGGTGATCCCAGGCGGTGCGTCTGCGCGTCCGTTTATCACCCATCATAATGCGCTGGATCTGGACATGTACCTGCGTATTGCGCCGGAACTGTACCTGAAGCGTCTGGTGGTTGGCGGCTTCGAGCGCGTGTTCGAAATCAACCGTAACTTCCGTAACGAAGGGATCTCCGTGCGTCATAACCCCGAGTTCACCATGATGGAACTCTACATGGCGTATGCGGACTATAAAGATCTGATCGAACTGACCGAGTCTCTGTTCCGTACGCTGGCGCAGGATGTGCTGGGTAAAACGGAAGTCCCTTACGGCGATGAAGTGTTTGATTTCGGTAAGCCGTTCGAAAAACTGACCATGCGCGAGGCTATCAAGAAATACCGTCCGGAAACGGAAATGGCTGAACTGGATAACTTCGACTCTGCCAAAGCGATCGCTGAATCTCTCGGTATCAAGGTCGAGAAGAGCTGGGGTCTGGGTCGTATCGTGACTGAAATTTTCGAAGAAGTGGCCGAAGCGCATCTGATTCAGCCGACGTTCATTACCGAATACCCGGCAGAAGTGTCTCCGCTGGCGCGTCGTAATGACGAGAACCCGGAAATCACCGATCGCTTTGAGTTCTTCATCGGCGGTCGTGAGATCGGCAACGGCTTTAGCGAGCTGAACGATGCGGAAGATCAGGCGCAGCGCTTCCAGGATCAGGTTGACGCGAAAGCGGCGGGCGACGACGAAGCGATGTTCTTCGACGAAGACTACGTTACCGCGCTGGAGCACGGTCTGCCGCCGACCGCGGGTCTGGGTATTGGTATCGACCGTATGGTTATGCTGTTCACCAACAGCCATACCATCCGTGATGTGATCCTGTTCCCGGCGATGCGTCCGGTAAAATAA